A genomic window from Gossypium hirsutum isolate 1008001.06 chromosome D10, Gossypium_hirsutum_v2.1, whole genome shotgun sequence includes:
- the LOC107935352 gene encoding cysteine-rich receptor-like protein kinase 15 isoform X5: MAPEYAMEGLFSIKSDVFSFGVLLLEIISGQKNNGFHHLEHGESLLTFAWKLWSKGEGMELIDQVLVPSCVASEVLKCIHIGLLCVQEDPADRPTMSSVIFMLASDSTITLLCPSEPAFSVGRAITKPAEPISDDGVFSVNEVTISNFSPR, translated from the exons ATGGCACCAGAATATGCTATGGAAGGACTCTTTTCTATCAAATCTGATGTTTTCAGTTTTGGAGTCCTTTTGTTGGAGATTATTAGTGGACAAAAGAACAATGGTTTTCATCATTTAGAGCATGGTGAAAGCTTGTTGACTTTT GCATGGAAATTATGGTCCAAGGGCGAAGGAATGGAGCTAATAGATCAGGTCCTTGTTCCTTCATGTGTGGCTTCTGAGGTGCTTAAATGCATTCATATCGGGCTATTATGTGTGCAAGAAGACCCGGCAGATAGACCAACCATGTCATCTGTGATTTTCATGTTGGCAAGTGATAGTACCATAACACTTCTTTGTCCATCTGAACCAGCATTTTCCGTTGGGCGTGCAATTACAAAACCAGCTGAACCTATTTCAGATGATGGAGTCTTTTCGGTTAATGAGGTCACAATTTCAAATTTCTCACCTCGCTAA